CTAAACAGAATGCCAAAGGATCCAGGCTCTCAGAGAGATGCAATAATAAGGACAGCAGATGAGTTCATTTCGCAGATGAAATCAGCTCAAGCTAGGTTGGCAAAATATGGCTCCAAGCTAATAAGAGATGGAAGCGTGATAATGACTCACTGTCACAGCACAGCTGTAGTAAGCACGCTAGTAACAGCTTGGAGAGATGGAAAAAGTTTCGAGGTGATCAATACAGAGACCAGGCCGAAGTTTCAGGGGAGAATCACTGCCTCGCTTCTTGCTAAGGAGGGGATCCCCGTTACCCATGTTCCCGATTCTAGCATGAGGTACCATATCTCGAGAGCAGACATGGTTATAGTAGGAGCAGATACGGTTACTAGCGATGGACACCTTATCAACAAGATCGGCACCAGCCTGTTGGCTCTAGCTGCCAAGGAGGCAGAGATAGAGTTCTACAGTGCAAGTGAGTCAATAAAGTTCAGCCCAGCATCTATGGCAGGAGGTCAGGTGATCATTGAGGAAAGGGAAGCCTCAGAAGTTGTGGGGGAAGGCAGCGAGCTGCTGCACGTGGATAACTTGAGAATAAGGAATCCTGCTTTCGATTTCACGCCGCCGGAGCTGATTACTGGCTTCATAACAGAGTACGGCATACTTCCTCCCAGAGCAACTTCACTCATAATAAGGCATGTTTTCGGCCTTTCAAGCGGAATGATGCAGATCAAGCTGCTTGAGGATGAAGCATAGATAGCAGCTTTTTCATTTGCTTCTCTATCCTCCTATGCTGTAAAGGAAGCTCACAAAGCTGGTGATATCAGTGTTGTTCAGGAAATAGACTTTATTGACTCCTATCATTCCTAGCACGCTGCTCCAGCTACCAAGTGATCCGTTTATCCTAGATATGTAGGATGTAACAGCTGAATAAATGCTCGTGGGCTCGGCCTGAACTAGCTCCGTGAAGTCCTGTCCAAGGAGCTGGGCTCCTCCCGGATCCAACAGCGATGCCTTGCCATTTCCATACAGGACTAGAAGAAAGCCGTAATAGCGACTTCCATGCAGACCTGTCCCGTTCAATATAACAACATAGATTTGAGGTGCGGAACCATAGTATGTCAAGTAGAAGTTCTCAAGCATTGAGGCGAAAAGAATGGCCTCATTTTTCGAATCTCCTATTCCCAGAGAGAGAGTTTCCGTCCCGCTCCTTAGATAGAAGGGAAGCTCCTGATAGGAAAAAGAGGAGCTCGAAGAATTGTAGCTTACAACTAAATAGGGAGTGTCAAAGTTATATAAAATTGTTTGCTTAATATAATTGTAAATTTTGTACATAGCAACATATGGATTCTCCCTGCTGTTTCCAAAAATGCTGTAAACTGCTTGTGCAATAGCAGGGGAATTGTAATCTATGAACATGCTTGAGTATGGCGTTAAGCTTCCCCTCAGTTTGGTCATGTTTGAAATGGAGGC
The Fervidicoccaceae archaeon genome window above contains:
- a CDS encoding ribose 1,5-bisphosphate isomerase, which produces MIPSAVSKIADDIREMRIRGAGAIALAAAEAMKLAAQSYEGSSAAFAEYMREIARLLLRTRPTAVSLPNAVFYILNRMPKDPGSQRDAIIRTADEFISQMKSAQARLAKYGSKLIRDGSVIMTHCHSTAVVSTLVTAWRDGKSFEVINTETRPKFQGRITASLLAKEGIPVTHVPDSSMRYHISRADMVIVGADTVTSDGHLINKIGTSLLALAAKEAEIEFYSASESIKFSPASMAGGQVIIEEREASEVVGEGSELLHVDNLRIRNPAFDFTPPELITGFITEYGILPPRATSLIIRHVFGLSSGMMQIKLLEDEA